Part of the Vigna unguiculata cultivar IT97K-499-35 chromosome 3, ASM411807v1, whole genome shotgun sequence genome, GAGTACGAAGAAGGGGACCAAATACGAGTTCTTCCTTGCCTCCATGAGTATCACATGTCATGTGTGGATAAGTGGCTTAAAGAAATACACGGGTACTGTCATTATAACTAAAACTAGTCttcttttatcattatttttcatagttACCTATTTCCATTTCATAGATAGCAACTTATGTAGCTTTCCTCTTATGCAGTGTATGTCCTCTGTGCCGTGGCAATGTCTGTGGAGGGTTCACAGAGTCTTCTACCAACTCAGAAGTGCAATCTCACTGAAATTGtacataaaatgtaaatatttaaatttagaccAAGCTTCCATTTGGCTCCTCTTAAAGATACACATTTGGCATCAACATTGTTCAAGCTATTGTCACACACAAACTTCACCAAGAGACTGTTTTGGTGTCACCGAAAATCTTCAAAGGACTAATTTCACATCACAGATCTTtaagagactaaattgataCGAACTGTACCTTataatacctaaaaataatggCTTAAAGCATATTCGGCCACTGCCAATGATATGCATTAAACTTTTTTAGAGTCTTGAGTACAAAGTGAGATTTTGTATCAGAATTTTACGATGATTCcgtaatcttatttttatagCACATATCCATCCATATTACAGAGCTGATTTATACTGTGGGtggaactttatttttctttttccattcaTGGAACCGAAAGAAGCAAAAGGAATGGATTTGTCACTATAATGGAAAATTAAAGAATGGAAAACAATGCGAGAGAAATGATTTTTCagttttgttcttcatttatgggAAAACCTCAACACAACTCTGGTCcaaattttaatcaaaaaatattttctgatACTTTTTAAAGTATGTATGTGTGTTTCACACGCCATTTCtggaattagttaaaattttccTTCAATcatctatatatattatatttgtattttctttctatacttaattttatcaattgtcTGAGTttctgcttttatttatttttctctaaatacaatcttaatattttttggtAAAGAATTTGTAAATCATTAACAATTAAGTCTGATCTCAATGTCTAAATTGTTCAtacgaaaaagaaaatatgtcttaaatattcaaagatattcgattattatttaaaatatcaattatatataaatatcattgtTATACATTTCATGTATTAGAATATGTTACAAAACTTCAGTTTATACTGtttttgcaaataaaaaatatataaattttatgttcgaagatatttgttataaaaaaattttatataatgcataaattttaatatgctGCATGTTTTGTATGTATATTAGAAGTTCGAAGTTTTACAATAATGAAGTAATTTTATCCTAAATTAACAAAGTAATCTGTTGTTTATCACCCGGGATTTTGAGTAAAAGATTGACTTTTTGTCTCCACATTATTCGTGAACCTTTCTTTTAATCTGGGAAACATCAAATAATAACCGTATGTTTGAGTGAACACCATTACAACGTAAAAATTTGAAGGCAAAACATAACTTAGAGAACAAATTTTGACTTGTCACCAGAAATGCTGGATTATAGAGTAGAAACATTGATATCCTTGGTGGGAAGTAGGTTATCGATAATAGGGACAGTAATTACAAATTCTAGGTTTTGTTGTCTCAAATACAACGTTACTGTACGGACGAGCTTCATAGAGAGGAAGCATGATCCCAGACCTTAAACTAAGCAAAACCATGAGAAAATGGATTGATGTTACTGCTGCGAACTGAGTTTTCACGGTGACCAAAAGGGTTTGGATGAATGTTTTCGTCATTGTCAGATGTTGTTGTTGTCGTCCAGCGCCTAGAGTTGCCGTGTCTTTCTCTCGCAACGTTGCGCATGTTCTCCATTTCCGCAACATGGTCTTTGAATTCCTTCTTCACAACGTCCAGCACAACATCACCATATCGGTCACACCAGGatcttcaatttcaaaattacataaaaacaaGTTATCCAGTGCTGAAATTTCAAGATATATGAAAGAGGGGTTTGTGTTGTTGACTCACTTGGGAAAGTAGTTTTTCAACTCGGCCTTGTCCACTGGAATTCTGGTAGAAATTGCTTCAATCTGATCATTCCTGTTTGTACAAGTAACTCGTCAAATTTCACATGTAACAAAAAgctaagaaaaatgaaatacatGTGATGTGACATTGTTTTGTTTGTACTCACGAAAATTTAAGATGTGGGTTTGTGCTGCTGAGTTCTGTCTGAATTCTAGACAACTCCTTTTTTATCTTGTCTCCCAAAACCTGTTTATGGTGTACAAAAGTTTTTGCATTACATGCCTAAAATTAACTGAATAAGGAAATGAGATTCAAAAGGGAGGATCGTGAAACCTTATCTATGAAAAAATCAGATGGAGAACCATCAGAATGCAACTTCTTCTTCATTAACTTAGTGTCTGGTCCCTCACCAAATCCCTTTGCAAAGGGACCTGAAAAGGCCTCATTATCTGACCTCTCATTACGCGACAAAGAACATGTCTCATCTTCTGTCTCGTTTCTCTTCCATTTCTTGAATCCTTCAAACCCCCATTGTTTTTTAACTGATTTCCCTGATTTTTGATCTTGCTCACCATTATGTGTCTCTCTCTGCTCCTTATGAAACAAAGCCCTGAATGGTTTCCTCTTCGACTTCTCCAAACCACTACTCTCCTTAACTGCTTCTGGAGGTTCACTTTCTTTCATAAGAATTGAACCTCCTTCACTCTGTGCTCCCTTTGCTTGAGCATCCCAGAAAGGGTTTTCATTTTTGGCTGACAAAGAAGGTGAATCAAATATGCTCTTTTCTGTTCCGGTTTTTCCACTTTTGCCAAAGCCAAAAACCGAGGTTGCTCCTTTAATCTGCTTCATCGATGATCCCTGATTAGATCTGTTCTTACAACCAGAATTCTCTTTGTTCACGGAGCATTTCTCATCCTTTAAGTCAATCACCGACCACTCTTCTTCCAAATTCTCTTTTGACTCCTTAGTCTTTGCCACTATCACATCCCTGGCTTCAATCTGAGCCCCTTGAGCCGCCAGCCTCTGAAGCAATGGCCTCTTAGAAGAATGATATTCTTCTTCAGAAATGCACTTCGCATACAGAAGTTCCTGGTGACAAAGAAAAATCCAAGTTTCAGCAAACATTTTGCGAAATTGATAgtgaattttaactttttaaaaatgtttgtttttgtgtttcatATAATCCAAATAATTACCTAAACTATTacattcaaaatcaattctAGATCTAGAATCAAATGTTCCACAAAAAACCAAATACGTGAGCATTTACCTAAAGCCACTCTAAACCTGACCCTAAATCATGTATGATGAatctaaactaaaaaaacatcCAAAGATTtactttcattaaaaatttactCTAATTCAAACTGACCTGGAGAAAGAGAAGCTTGTCTCTTAGTACAACAGGGTGTTCTTGTTCTGGAGGAGAAGCAATGAGGGTGTCTAGCAAGTGAGTTCTGAAGGCTGAAACCTCAGATTCAGCCACAATGCCTTCTTTGTGGAGACCCATCAAGTTCAACACCTGGTGGAAAGAGTCTTGCTGCCATTTAAGGTTGTCTGATTGCAGCTTCGACAATTTGTGTTCTGCCGCAGGTAAAGGTCGTTTCTTGAAGCTGAAAGGAAGAATGGTCTTGCAGAGCGAGGTGATGGAGTCATGGAGGGTTGAATAGTAGGTGGGTGTGTAATAGGAGTACACCATTATGGATCGATGAAGTTGGAAGAAGGTTTCTGAACAGAGAATTTCACTTTTGTGGCAAAAGAGTGATgatgtttttagttttgtagAAGTTGAAGAAGGTGTCTGAAATTATGAGTTGGTTAGATTTTGAATTTTCGAAGAATACTATAAACAGCCACTTCATGCTACAATTACAAACTAGCCGTTGTGAATGTGGAAAAAACACCTATGCATGTGACAAGTCCCAAGttgttttcattaattattttcctttacATAATCCAATGagaataagttattttttacattgttttactgaatttttttatcagcattTAATCAGTTTTTTTACTGTTactattttttccttttctattgaCATAGTTTTTATTCATCGTTTATAAAAGGTAAACTCAACTTTGGTTCCCCTTCATGAAAATATCTATGTGCATTTTTCTATAAATGTACgaaacataatataattatcaaTGAATATGAGATATTATTTGTGTGGGGTATCTTTTAATAAAacctttgttttatttatttataaatatattgaattggTCTTTACAATAACTCCACTATTTTGACgagatgttaatttttaaaatattacacatTAGTACAACTTTTGTATTACTTGTcgcaaattcatttaaaaagtaacaaagttatgattaaattaatatatgtattagatattaaaataaaaagtgataaactatttttgaaagtactaattttaatagaaatcaaatttataaataccACAACTTACCTAACTAGTATAATTCGTGGTCCAATGTTCCAATATTTGGTAGTATGGAATGGGTCAAGGGAGAATGAGAGGGACATCATAATTAATCACAATCAGGTTGACCCGATTCACTTCTTTGTgtgtcaaaatatttttgcaaTTTGACCCGATTATCACAGATTAGTGGATTAGTTCACTtatgaatgtttttttaatttattttatatatttattgtattacaaTGAGAGtaaattgacttaatttatttattataataataaaatcaaagtgttcacataattatcaaaatattattataaagataatagttaaagattaaagtatcaacgtatataacttgacaacaaattaattaaatatttaaactgtTCAAATATGATTGAACATCATTCtcacatttaaaaatagaaaattgtgAACCTGTATAGttagaagtagtaaataattataacaacacaaattttaaaaaatgtcaaaatattgGTGGGTTACACAGTTCAACCTACTtgtgaaaaaattgaatttttctcaatttaatGTGGTTCAAACCTGTAGTGAGCTGGATTAAATCACAAGTTGGAACTTATTTTGACCTCTCTAATCAcaactaatataaaaaagagagaaagatacATGTAACACTTCTTCAATTCTATACTCtcataattttaagtaaaattattttttgacaatttttttaaacaaatttgacaaagattccataaataaaattaaaatagattatttctttttattttttaatcaaaaggaAGTGATAAAGTAGTATTTTTGCTTAATAATTTgtcaaagtttataaaaaaaatgttaaactattattttcctaatttgaataattgtatttttacaaatgttataatttgaacaaaattattgTTGATGGGATTCATCTATCCCTCTTCCGTTTCATTGTTTTTGTTCTCTGACAAAACATTACAGTTTTACccaaaattatatgtaataaagtattatattctgaaataataaataaattgaatagtTCGGTTAACTGAACAATCAAAAGTTACGTCTTATAGAAAAAAACCTACACAGAAACTACCACACCCATATTTTTCGACCGCATCTCGAATAGATAAACAGATAACACACATCTCAATAAGGATAAATTTGATCCGATCAACTTCCTTCCCAACCCAATCTTATTATCTCATCCACAGCAAAATTCTACAACTTCTCTTCTAATCCTTCTAATCGACTCATATTTTTTTGATAGTTTGTTTCTTCTTTGCGTGATAATTACTTAAACTAATAGGAACAACATGAGAAACTCAAAAGAATAAACTCCCACTTAATATTTCATCTTAATTTGCTCTGAGATGCTGAGGCAAAGCATCGAAAAAAGCTCTTGCTTTGTGGTGTGTTTTCTGTTGTGAGATAAGCTGCAAACCTCTGATCCAATCTGCGCTTGGCTTCAAGAGCTGCTACACCCAGATTCTCATCTGGGTCTGTTTGATTCACCGTGTTTCTTTCCTGATTCCATTCAAACATCACAACCCATTAAGCACgcagagagagaagaaaaaaaggtgtGAAATTAAGAAATAACAGTGATACGAACCAatagagaggaagaagaagaagaaggaggagggGATTGGAGATTCCTGGTAGCGTACAAACAGAGAGAGGAGCGAGTGATGAAATCACGAGAAGAAGTGTTGTtatgcaatcttcttcttcgaGCACATTCAACTCCTGGAAGCATACCAGACATGATTTCGATGCTCTCTCTCTTCACATGGGATCAAATCAAAtgttaatcataataaatacaAGATTGAGTTGCGTTACTTTCTAGGAAACCCTCCTCGAACTTTCCTTGCACCTTCATTCTGTTTCTGCTGTTCACCTAACATGTCAGACTAATGTAATggaatattaattatttattaaatcctccatttttcaattatatcctccatttatttaaaatagttttaaagttcgtttaattttataaataagtagtgtgacacttttttaagaaaaaatttctaaaaaacggtgcttttataacattttagtttatgtaaattaaaaatcaaaattaaaacagTTTTTGGTGAGTTAGACCTATATTTTCGAGTAAgttaaaatgcattttttatagtatttttgtaGGTTGGAAAATACTCTTAATCTCTAAACTGTTTTAGTTGTCCACATTATGTTGATTGTCTTTTTAGTGTGCTCATCTGGTTCGTTTTTTTCGTGTTCGTTCAGTCGGATActtgcaaaaacaaaaaaaatctccGACACAATAGTTCGATTTTGATAAATACAATAAAtgcaaaaattcaaaaatattaaatatttcgtctatatattttatttattacattctttttataatgtctaattatattctaataatattcTAACCATTTGTGAATTATGGCCGTAATcttgtttctattttaaatgGATACATACGAATTGTAGTGAGCATGTAGAGATGGTATGAATGAGAAGAGAGtatgtttaaaaagaaaatatgagattttacaactatattttatatatggaaATACAAAAATACGTATATAATGAAAGGAGAAGAGTTTTGTAGACAAAAGTAATTTAACATATTAACTTATGTTTATGAAAATGTCTCGGTATCATACACAATAGCAGGCATCCTATGTTGATTCAAAGGTATATACGGCTGATAATTTCACATAAATGAACAAGTGTTAAAAGATCCAATAGTCTCAGAGAAtaatattttagtctttttaatcaaatattgttaagtttatttgatattttaaacacatttcatgatagtatttgacttaacattaaagaaaaaatatatcaaacagtataaataactcaaatacaattatgaaatgtatacgaaacatcaaataaacctaacaaaatttgattaaaaagactaaattcacgtattttgaaagatgaatgactaaattggtccaaaattttgagatagattaattccaaaattcattgaaagttaagagataaaaaacatatttaacccaaaaattaaatacaaaagtGACATTTTATAGAAAATTGATTAAGAAATATcctattttaacttattatttgTCGATCCAGAATCATTAGAATGTCCTAATAACtttgtaaaagtaaattaaCTTTTGTTCCCCACAAATTTTACCACCCctaatttcaaactttattgCGTTTGTCCAAAACATTTCAtcttgaatataaaaaaataaaaaaataagagaaagcCTTTGAATTACATTTGGGCCGAAATAATTTGGTTCAGTTTTAAATCTGACTATTCACGAAAACTAGGCCCACTCTAAACCGAATAATTTTGAGTTGGATTTCATTTCCCCACAAATAAAATCACTCATAGTCATtgcaactttttaaaatttatgaccatgattattaaataaatatttattcaataacaattagtaaaataattttgttcaaaaaaataataaattttataagattgtTAACCTGTTTGAAAAAGATTAAACTTTTACATTTCAAAACCTCTcgtcaataaaaatatatagaacaTTTCATGTTCATTACTGATCTACTGGGTTATAAGATAAATTAAGTAAACAATATTAATGATATAATAGTTGATATTAAATCTAATCTTCAAataatcattatattatataaaaaaaacttttataaataatgaaatttctcttgaattattttctcttcaacATTTTAAAGATCttacatatgaaaaatataattaaaatcattttatcatttaaatcatTTGAATAATACACTTTTATATCATcttctaatttataatttatacatatatatatatatatatatatatatatatattttaattttacataattttataaattaatataattccTGCACgatcaaataaatttatcgATAAATATTTTCCCAACAgattttttacattaataagcaatctttagttttgctttactCAAACAATTTTGTGCTTGTTAACAGATTTTGTTCGTCGagaaatcttgtttttcctataaaatacttttatgaAGTGAGGAAGACATCTTTCTATCATTTTGGTTTAATGCATTCAAAATATGATTCATCAAGTTTGAGGAGATTAGAAAGCACAAGTTTTtcttgaatatattttattttcttttgcacttcttcattcttttttttgtaCACGATatcttattcatttttttaatataattttggtcTTTCAACTTGCAGTAAAGGttgaaatatgtttttcttaaaaatcttGAACCAATCTAATTTCTcaactcaattttataaatgcataaatttagtcattttgactaaattttattaagtttatttaacgtttcaaacacattttattgtaatattttaatttatttaaaccaGTTTAACACATGATTAGTGTAATATTAACTaagaaacacgtttgaaacgtgaattaaatttaaaaaaaaaattggttaaaatgactaaatcaacacatttttaaagataagaTATTAAATTGGTTtaagatggactaatttcaatttttactacagattaaaagataaaaacacatttatttattattttattgaaagtcttttactatttatttttgttgtctaTTCAAATTCGAATCAATGATTTTccaagttattatttttagatcaaCGCTGAAAAGGTCGCGATGAGTTCATTGAAACttcataaatttgttaagcCACCCTTCTTGATCGAGTTTGATCCttcttcaataaatttaattgttaaaacaTAATATTGTATGTATATTGAGATTAAGACAAAGacttaaaaaaaggaaattctCAGAATTTGTTTTTcgttcaaaaatgaaaaatgggaATTGAGAATGTCATTTATTTCACCATTTAGATGTAGTTTCGTGATGCATTTAGATTAATGGTTTTCAAGGCTTTATCTTGAGATTTTAGTAGTACTTAATAACTTCTATAATCCTGGGTGGaactatttttcataattatttacatgtttttcattacttttttattagtCACCAAATACTAAACAACAATACAATACAAATGATCttgaaaaggataaaataatacataattaatcatttcaatataaataagttCAAGGATAAATAATAGTGAATCTTTAGTTATTAGCAATATACAttcctttttcattcaaaagaTAGGTTAGAGTTTATATACATTCCATGACATTATTTTAATCTTCTTTTCagaatataaaacatgaaaCTCCAAGCACAAAAATTATTGAGTCAGTATCTTAAATGTTTCAGATTGAGAACAACAACTTAATTGATTAATAAAGGaattataatgtattaaataatgttattcatttttatatagtTGTGTATGTTTAagcaaatattttaatcatttattaaaagtaaagaaTATTAAATCTTTTTCCTCGTttccatttataaaaaaatattaagatttaaATTTGCAAAAAGACGAAGTTGATGAATAGTATTTGTTTCAAGAATTTTGAAgtacacatttatttatttacttgtttATTTGTGCATGTTCAAATTTCACTCCTGGGTGATtgattattagtattttattggTTATTAACACATCTAATACTATATAAGTTCATCATTTTAACGATGAAACTGATAAAGTTGAgttcatatttgttttttcgggatttttatgttatttgaatattaaaagcacttgatattttatttattttttatattttaaaacttcaaaattaGTGATCATCGTAATATTTTGAAAGTCCAACGAAAAAACATCACATAAAAATCCAACAAAAAATTCAGATCCAATAAAGTCAACTTGTTCGAATAAGGTATTAGCAAATTATTAAAGATTCAATATTAAACACACACtacataaaaacaattaaaatgaataacatGTAAGtataaaacatttcaaatttatatacattttaatatagttCAAATTTTAGTAGAGCAGTCAATTTGATCTAACCCAAAACTTGGTCTTGACCCATGTGGTTTGGGGTCAAAAAAGTCCACATGGCCAAAAACATCTCATTAAAAAGTTCACATGACCAAAAAGTCTAATAAAGTTATATGGGTTAGGATCagtctatgttttttttaaacatgaaaaatatattagtatttttaaatatattattaaacttttggTTTTAGTCGGCTTGTCTCGACCTTCAGGAAAATCGGCTAGGGTTGACCTTTAACCTGGATCAACCCATCTTGATTGACCTTTGGCCCACTCCACTCGATCTTGAACTTCAACCCGGGTCGGTCAGAGATGACCTTTGGCCGAAGTTGGACCAACTCAActgaattcgaccaaattttggttagATCTTACTTTGTCAAAATTCGATCAAGGCCAACTTGACTGACTTTAACCAAATTTCGGACAAGACATACTCAACTGAATTCGACAAAGGCAAGCTTGGTTGGATATCGGTCGAAATTACCAGAGCCGAATTTGAATAAGAGAATAAGAGTgaaatttcacaaaattcatattaaactatgttttaagaaaaaacacaaaaaacatatAATGAGGCTCAAACTTACTTGGATTATACTTTACCCAAACCCAAAACGAGGAAAAACTTTTACCAACAATGAGAGACTACCACAACAAAGTGTGATAGCGCAAGAGGAAGAAGGGAATGCACGAGCACCACCAGCGCCACCACAACACGAGGTCACCACGTTGACTGCAATGAGCCACCACCACGGTAGGGAACCTTGGACGAAATAGCAAACGACGATGATAGGGAATAATCAATGAGAGTGCGAGAGAGAGGACAAATGGAAAGCATGAGAGCACaggtaaaaaatatttgtgttggGAAGAATGACTTTGAAGCAGTAAAAGCAAGAAGTGGGAGAGACCGAAGAATAACATTTCATTTCTATACCAGTTATA contains:
- the LOC114176942 gene encoding uncharacterized protein LOC114176942, producing MVYSYYTPTYYSTLHDSITSLCKTILPFSFKKRPLPAAEHKLSKLQSDNLKWQQDSFHQVLNLMGLHKEGIVAESEVSAFRTHLLDTLIASPPEQEHPVVLRDKLLFLQELLYAKCISEEEYHSSKRPLLQRLAAQGAQIEARDVIVAKTKESKENLEEEWSVIDLKDEKCSVNKENSGCKNRSNQGSSMKQIKGATSVFGFGKSGKTGTEKSIFDSPSLSAKNENPFWDAQAKGAQSEGGSILMKESEPPEAVKESSGLEKSKRKPFRALFHKEQRETHNGEQDQKSGKSVKKQWGFEGFKKWKRNETEDETCSLSRNERSDNEAFSGPFAKGFGEGPDTKLMKKKLHSDGSPSDFFIDKVLGDKIKKELSRIQTELSSTNPHLKFSNDQIEAISTRIPVDKAELKNYFPKSWCDRYGDVVLDVVKKEFKDHVAEMENMRNVARERHGNSRRWTTTTTSDNDENIHPNPFGHRENSVRSSNINPFSHGFA
- the LOC114176668 gene encoding uncharacterized protein LOC114176668 codes for the protein MSGMLPGVECARRRRLHNNTSSRDFITRSSLCLYATRNLQSPPPSSSSSSLLERNTVNQTDPDENLGVAALEAKRRLDQRFAAYLTTENTPQSKSFFRCFASASQSKLR